In Candidatus Poribacteria bacterium, the DNA window CTACGTGTATGTCTCAACATTGTGGCTATGCCCGTGTTGCCTTCAACTTTGGTTTGTCGTCGTTCAAAGTCGGTTTAGACCAAGACGAATGGCGAACCCATGTTGATATCAAGCGTGAGTTTAACGCCGTCAAATACGATAAGT includes these proteins:
- a CDS encoding helix-turn-helix domain-containing protein, with translation MPLRTQQIELNPNNKQSTCMSQHCGYARVAFNFGLSSFKVGLDQDEWRTHVDIKREFNAVKYDK